The Candidatus Polarisedimenticolia bacterium sequence CCAGACGGATCGCCTCGGCGGAGAGGTCGGGCCGCGTCAGCGTCTCTCCCGAGCTGGCGTCATAGCCCTCATTGAAGACGAGGTAGACGACGCGCAGGACCGCTTCCAACCGCCCGGGCAGCTGATCCGGCGGGGGCACTTCATAAGGGATGCGGGCATCGCGTATCTTGGATTTGGCCCGCACGATGCGCTGCGCCAGCGTAGGCGCCGGCGCCAGATAGGCCGCGGCGATCGCTTCGGTCGTCAGCCCGCACACCTCGCGCAGCGTCAGCGCGACCTGCGCGTCGGCGGCCAGCGCCGGATGGCAGCAAGTGAAGATCAGCCGCAGGCGGTCGTCTTCGATGGCCGGCGCATCGACCTCCGCCTGCGGCGCGGGCGCATCATGCCGCTCGGAGTCGAGGGGCTCGAAGCGCGCCTGCCGCCGGATGCCGTCGATGGCTTTGAAGCGTCCGGTCGAGACCAGCCACGACTTGACGTTCGCCGGGACGCCGTCGCGCGGCCACTGCTCGAGCGCCGCGCGGAAAGCTTCGTGCAGCCCTTCCTCGGCCAGGTCGAAATCGCCCAGGAGGCGAATCAGCGTGGCCAGGACGGCGCGCGATTCGCTGCGGTAGATCGCGTCGATGAATGCCGCGGTGATGGCTGTCTCCTGGCTCATGGGGACCTTGTCGAGCAGGATGCTCCGATGGAGAAGCCCGGCCGCGATTTCTCTCCTCCGGCGGGGAATTTCCGGAAGCGAGGATTGTAAGCTCGGCAGAGGAGGGACGGCCAATGGTCAATGACCTGGAAGTGCGTTCCCGGCTGAGGCAAGATGGGACGGCCGCGAAAAAAACGGCTCGCTCTGTCGATTGACGGTCCCGCCGTTCGACCTATCCATGGAGGCGGGGATGGACCCCGCCTCCCTAATCAGGAGATACGACGATGCGCGTGATGGTGATCGTGAAGGCGACCAAGGACTCCGAGGCGGGCGTCATGCCTTCGGAGCGGCTTCTGAGCGACATGAT is a genomic window containing:
- a CDS encoding RNA polymerase sigma factor codes for the protein MSQETAITAAFIDAIYRSESRAVLATLIRLLGDFDLAEEGLHEAFRAALEQWPRDGVPANVKSWLVSTGRFKAIDGIRRQARFEPLDSERHDAPAPQAEVDAPAIEDDRLRLIFTCCHPALAADAQVALTLREVCGLTTEAIAAAYLAPAPTLAQRIVRAKSKIRDARIPYEVPPPDQLPGRLEAVLRVVYLVFNEGYDASSGETLTRPDLSAEAIRLGRLLLELMPEPEAMGLLALMLIHEARRTSRLSTSGDLVLLEDQDRSLWNRRQISEGSALVRQAFASRRFGPYTVQAAIAAVHAEAPEFAATDWSQIVGLYDLLLRLEPSPIVALNRAVAVAMRDGPVRGLALVDAILADGELADYRLAHAVRADLCRRLGRTEEARSAYQRALALTHQEAEKRFLKRRLVELG